In Pseudoduganella albidiflava, a single window of DNA contains:
- a CDS encoding LysR family transcriptional regulator, with product MDRIDALRLFVDVVEAGSFSAVARQRTIATSTVTLAVRQLEQETAARLMVRSTRRLVLTREGEMLLADARRIVAEWDGALSGLRQDGPLAGPIRVAATNDFGRIQLRPLLDGFQQRHPGIHITLLLSDSTIDVVDERIDLALRSGPLPDSSLRARRLLRGKRLVCAAPGYWTKAGRPARPEQLAGHNCLVLARPGAPLAAWAFQDGARQFSVKVAGDRQASNGDVIREWALAGLGVAFKNAWDVRHDLVAGRLETALDDFAADRIDLYAVQPGGLPSRRVAALVEFLDEALNDPG from the coding sequence ATGGACCGTATCGATGCACTGCGCCTGTTCGTCGACGTCGTGGAGGCCGGCAGCTTTTCGGCCGTGGCGCGGCAGCGCACGATCGCGACATCCACCGTGACGCTGGCGGTCCGCCAGCTCGAACAGGAGACGGCTGCCCGGCTGATGGTCCGTTCGACGCGGCGCCTGGTGCTCACCAGGGAGGGCGAGATGTTGCTGGCCGATGCCCGCCGTATCGTGGCGGAGTGGGATGGGGCGCTGAGCGGATTGCGCCAGGATGGCCCGCTGGCGGGGCCGATCCGCGTGGCGGCGACGAACGATTTCGGCCGTATCCAGCTGCGCCCCCTGCTGGATGGCTTCCAGCAGCGCCACCCCGGCATCCACATCACGCTGCTGCTGAGCGACAGCACCATCGACGTGGTCGACGAGCGGATCGATCTCGCACTGCGTTCCGGGCCGCTGCCCGATTCCAGCCTGCGCGCGCGGCGGCTGTTGCGCGGCAAGCGGCTGGTCTGTGCGGCACCCGGCTATTGGACGAAGGCGGGCAGGCCTGCCCGTCCGGAACAACTGGCGGGCCACAATTGCCTGGTCCTGGCGCGGCCCGGCGCACCGCTCGCGGCCTGGGCATTCCAGGACGGCGCGCGGCAGTTCAGCGTCAAGGTGGCCGGCGACCGGCAAGCCAGCAATGGCGACGTGATACGGGAATGGGCCCTGGCCGGGCTGGGTGTCGCGTTCAAGAACGCGTGGGATGTGCGCCACGACCTGGTGGCGGGAAGGCTGGAAACGGCGCTCGACGACTTCGCCGCGGACCGGATCGACCTGTATGCGGTGCAGCCCGGCGGGCTGCCGTCACGGCGCGTGGCGGCGCTCGTGGAGTTCCTGGATGAAGCGTTGAACGATCCGGGGTGA
- a CDS encoding metallophosphoesterase family protein: MKIAAISDIHGNLGALEAVLADIERRGATVTVNLGDILSGPLQPRETAERLMALDMPTIAGNHERQVLMHVPEKMGASDRYAHEQITEVQRAWIHSLPATLRLTDDVLLVHGTPSSDLVYWTETVTESGQRPATHDEVLERAGDARASLILCGHTHVPRGVRLDDGRLVVNPGSVGLQAYDHDQPFPHQSENLTPHARYALIERTAAGWMVEHIAVPYDSEFAALLAEGNGRPDWAHALRTGRMP, translated from the coding sequence ATGAAGATCGCGGCAATCTCGGATATCCACGGCAATCTCGGCGCGCTGGAGGCGGTACTGGCCGATATCGAACGGCGCGGCGCGACCGTGACGGTGAACCTGGGCGACATCCTGTCCGGCCCGCTGCAACCGCGCGAGACGGCCGAGCGCCTGATGGCGCTGGACATGCCGACCATCGCCGGCAACCACGAACGCCAGGTGCTGATGCATGTACCGGAAAAGATGGGCGCGTCGGACCGCTATGCCCACGAGCAGATCACCGAAGTGCAGCGTGCCTGGATCCATTCGCTGCCGGCCACGCTCAGGCTGACGGACGATGTGCTGCTGGTGCATGGCACGCCGTCGTCCGACCTGGTGTACTGGACAGAGACCGTCACCGAATCGGGCCAGCGGCCCGCCACGCACGACGAAGTGCTGGAGCGGGCCGGCGATGCGCGCGCCTCGCTGATCCTGTGCGGCCACACGCACGTGCCGCGCGGCGTGCGGCTCGACGACGGACGCCTGGTCGTCAACCCCGGCAGCGTGGGCCTGCAGGCCTACGACCATGACCAGCCATTCCCGCACCAATCCGAAAACCTGACACCGCACGCGCGCTACGCACTCATCGAGCGCACCGCGGCCGGCTGGATGGTCGAGCACATCGCCGTGCCGTACGACAGCGAATTCGCGGCGCTGCTGGCCGAGGGCAATGGCCGGCCCGACTGGGCGCATGCGTTGCGGACCGGGCGGATGCCGTAG
- a CDS encoding fumarylacetoacetate hydrolase family protein — translation MTDYVFPPHPAAALAIDGSDARFPVRRVYCVGRNYAGHAREMGSDPSREPPFFFSKPGDAHAVVAVAPGTTAELPFPPRTDNFHYECELVVAIGKGGADIAVEDAAAHIFGYAVGFDMTRRDLQGKMKDAGRPWEIGKAFDFSAPVGTLHPAATVTGIEAAAISLQVDGVTRQSGHVDEMIWSIPETIANLSTYFTLQPGDLIFTGTPEGVGAVQRGQTLVGHVDGLSDIAVRFV, via the coding sequence ATGACCGACTACGTTTTCCCCCCGCACCCGGCGGCAGCGCTGGCCATCGACGGCAGCGATGCCCGTTTCCCCGTTCGCCGTGTCTACTGCGTGGGCCGCAACTACGCCGGCCACGCCCGCGAAATGGGTTCGGACCCGAGCCGCGAACCGCCATTCTTCTTCAGCAAGCCGGGCGACGCGCACGCCGTGGTGGCGGTGGCGCCGGGCACCACGGCCGAGCTGCCGTTCCCGCCGCGGACGGACAATTTCCACTATGAGTGCGAACTGGTGGTGGCGATCGGCAAGGGCGGCGCCGATATCGCCGTGGAAGACGCGGCGGCGCACATCTTCGGCTACGCGGTCGGCTTCGACATGACGCGCCGCGACCTGCAAGGCAAGATGAAGGATGCCGGCCGGCCCTGGGAAATCGGCAAGGCCTTCGACTTCTCCGCACCGGTCGGCACGCTGCACCCGGCTGCCACGGTGACGGGCATCGAAGCCGCCGCGATCAGCCTGCAGGTCGATGGCGTCACCAGGCAATCCGGCCATGTCGACGAGATGATCTGGTCGATCCCCGAGACGATCGCCAACCTCTCCACCTATTTCACCCTGCAGCCGGGCGACCTGATTTTCACGGGCACGCCGGAAGGCGTGGGCGCCGTGCAGCGTGGCCAGACCCTGGTCGGCCACGTGGATGGCCTGAGCGACATCGCCGTCCGCTTCGTTTAA
- a CDS encoding MFS transporter, protein MATTDFHHPSAARPLTGQDYKTLSLAALGGALEFYDFIIFVFFATTIGALFFPPSMPDWLRLFQTFGIFAAGYVVRPLGGMVMAHFGDLLGRKKMFNLSIVLMAVPTLMIGLLPTYASVGLAAPLLLLLFRVLQGAAVGGEVPGAWVFVSEHVPARRIGYACGTLTAGLTFGILLGSLMARGIHHFFTPGEVEAFAWRIPFLLGGIFGLGAMVLRRWLHETPVFTELQQRKALAAELPLKAVLRGHRRAVVLSMLLTWVLSAGIVVVILMTPALLQKIHGFDAPTALQANTAATLCLAFGCIAAGLLADRFGARPVLLGGALLFGACTWLFYTTLTARPDLLLPLYAVLGFSVGVVGVVPGVMVRAFPPAVRFSGISFSYNLSYAVFGGLTPVMVTLLLKNHPLAPAYYVMGLCALGAVIALVMKEDRQAA, encoded by the coding sequence ATGGCGACCACCGACTTCCACCACCCCTCCGCTGCCCGCCCGCTGACCGGCCAGGACTACAAGACGCTGTCGCTGGCGGCCCTCGGCGGCGCGCTGGAGTTCTACGATTTCATCATCTTCGTGTTCTTCGCCACCACCATCGGCGCGCTGTTCTTCCCGCCCTCGATGCCGGACTGGCTGCGCCTGTTCCAGACCTTCGGCATCTTCGCCGCGGGCTACGTGGTGCGCCCGCTGGGCGGCATGGTGATGGCCCACTTCGGCGACCTGCTGGGCCGCAAGAAGATGTTCAACCTGTCGATCGTGCTGATGGCCGTGCCCACGCTGATGATCGGCCTGCTGCCAACCTATGCCAGCGTGGGCCTGGCCGCCCCGCTGCTGCTGTTGCTGTTCCGTGTGCTGCAGGGCGCGGCGGTGGGTGGCGAAGTCCCTGGCGCCTGGGTGTTCGTGTCCGAGCATGTGCCGGCGCGGCGCATCGGCTACGCGTGCGGCACGCTGACCGCCGGCCTCACGTTCGGCATCCTGCTCGGCTCCCTGATGGCACGCGGCATCCACCACTTCTTCACGCCGGGCGAAGTGGAAGCCTTCGCGTGGCGCATCCCGTTCCTGCTGGGTGGCATCTTCGGCCTGGGTGCGATGGTTCTGCGCCGCTGGCTGCATGAAACGCCGGTCTTCACCGAACTGCAGCAGCGCAAGGCGCTGGCCGCCGAACTGCCGCTGAAGGCGGTGCTGCGCGGGCACCGGCGCGCTGTCGTGCTGTCGATGCTGCTGACGTGGGTGCTGTCGGCCGGCATCGTCGTGGTGATCCTGATGACGCCCGCGCTGCTGCAGAAAATCCACGGCTTCGACGCGCCCACCGCACTGCAGGCCAACACCGCTGCCACGCTGTGCCTGGCGTTCGGCTGCATCGCCGCCGGCCTGCTGGCCGACCGGTTCGGCGCGCGGCCCGTGCTGCTGGGCGGTGCCCTGCTGTTCGGCGCCTGCACGTGGCTGTTCTACACCACGCTGACGGCCCGCCCCGACCTGCTGCTGCCCCTGTATGCCGTGCTGGGCTTCTCGGTCGGCGTGGTCGGCGTGGTGCCCGGCGTGATGGTGCGGGCATTCCCCCCGGCGGTGCGGTTTTCCGGCATCTCGTTTTCCTATAACCTGTCCTACGCCGTCTTTGGCGGGCTCACGCCCGTCATGGTGACGCTGCTGCTGAAGAACCATCCGCTGGCGCCGGCCTACTACGTGATGGGGCTGTGCGCACTGGGCGCCGTGATCGCGCTGGTCATGAAAGAGGACCGGCAAGCAGCGTGA
- a CDS encoding TetR/AcrR family transcriptional regulator has protein sequence MSTTEKRHHDPEKARHRRRQVLDAAAACFGRSGFHGASMAEISKAAGMSAGHIYNYFDSKDAIIAAFVEENVERVSALMRGFELKEDPLQALLDEVPRSVRDDLDPQTWILPLEITAEASRNPKIAAVARDADRRTRELFRVILKVGRQRHGLSVEDAVLDGRMNAIIAMFQGLPVRAVHNPDMDPDVLTESFRLALRALLFT, from the coding sequence ATGAGCACTACCGAAAAACGTCATCACGATCCCGAGAAGGCGCGCCACCGGCGCCGCCAGGTCCTGGACGCGGCCGCCGCATGCTTCGGCCGCAGCGGCTTCCATGGCGCCAGCATGGCCGAGATCTCGAAGGCCGCCGGCATGAGCGCCGGCCACATCTATAACTACTTTGACAGCAAGGACGCGATCATTGCCGCGTTCGTCGAGGAAAACGTCGAACGCGTGTCGGCATTGATGCGCGGTTTCGAGCTGAAGGAAGACCCGCTGCAGGCGCTGCTCGATGAAGTGCCGCGCAGCGTGCGCGACGACCTCGACCCGCAGACGTGGATCTTGCCGCTGGAAATCACGGCCGAAGCATCGCGCAATCCGAAGATCGCCGCCGTGGCGCGCGACGCGGACCGCCGCACGCGCGAACTGTTCCGCGTGATCCTGAAGGTGGGGCGCCAGCGCCATGGCCTGTCCGTGGAAGACGCCGTGCTCGACGGGCGGATGAACGCTATCATTGCCATGTTCCAGGGCTTGCCCGTGCGTGCCGTGCACAACCCGGACATGGACCCGGACGTGCTGACCGAATCGTTCCGGCTGGCGCTGCGGGCCCTGCTGTTTACCTGA
- a CDS encoding nitroreductase family protein has product MTHPTLQAIAERRTTNLFDPARDIAVTQIGELVHFATRAPTSFNLQNWRFIAVHEPASKARLRKVAWDQGKITDAAVTFIVCGQLADERVLAGRLKPVVDAGIMPAAMVPGWEGAARSLYNDQPQRQRDEAIRSATLGAATLIHAAQAMGLGSAPMIGFDADAVAREFGLAAGEIPVVLVAVGYALPENWPQKPRRPLEEVLELA; this is encoded by the coding sequence ATGACCCACCCTACCCTCCAGGCGATCGCGGAGCGCCGCACCACCAACCTGTTCGATCCGGCGCGCGATATCGCCGTTACGCAGATCGGCGAACTGGTGCACTTCGCCACCCGGGCGCCGACCTCGTTCAACCTGCAGAACTGGCGATTCATCGCCGTCCACGAACCCGCCTCCAAGGCGCGGCTGCGCAAGGTCGCCTGGGACCAGGGCAAGATCACCGATGCCGCCGTGACGTTCATCGTGTGCGGCCAGCTGGCCGACGAGCGCGTGCTGGCAGGCCGCCTGAAGCCAGTCGTCGATGCCGGCATCATGCCCGCCGCGATGGTGCCCGGCTGGGAAGGCGCCGCGCGGAGCCTCTACAACGACCAGCCGCAACGCCAGCGCGACGAGGCGATCCGCTCCGCGACGCTCGGTGCCGCGACGCTGATCCATGCGGCCCAGGCAATGGGGCTTGGTTCGGCGCCGATGATCGGCTTCGATGCGGATGCCGTCGCCCGCGAGTTCGGGCTGGCGGCCGGCGAGATCCCCGTGGTGCTGGTCGCGGTGGGGTATGCGCTGCCGGAGAACTGGCCGCAGAAGCCACGGCGGCCGCTGGAGGAGGTGCTGGAGCTGGCGTGA
- a CDS encoding hemerythrin domain-containing protein has product MPNTIKTTPAASKKNTLLASAAPNAIELLKADHDKVKAMFEQYEGLSDRAVASKKKLVREICLELTKHTLAEEEIFYSAVRKALGDEDMVDEATVEHACAKDLIEQLLSMEPGDDLYDAKVKVLSEQIEHHVEEEEKEMFPKAKKAKLDMAELGEAIRARKDEIGLPLPH; this is encoded by the coding sequence ATGCCGAATACCATCAAGACCACGCCAGCCGCCAGCAAGAAAAACACCCTGCTGGCCAGCGCCGCCCCCAATGCGATCGAACTGCTGAAAGCCGATCACGACAAGGTCAAGGCCATGTTCGAGCAGTACGAAGGCTTGAGCGACCGCGCCGTCGCATCGAAGAAAAAACTCGTGCGCGAGATCTGCCTGGAGCTGACCAAGCACACGCTGGCGGAAGAAGAGATATTCTACTCGGCCGTCCGCAAGGCCCTCGGCGACGAGGACATGGTGGACGAAGCCACCGTCGAACACGCGTGCGCGAAAGACCTGATCGAACAGCTGCTGTCGATGGAGCCGGGTGACGACCTCTACGACGCCAAGGTGAAAGTGCTGTCCGAGCAGATCGAGCACCACGTCGAGGAAGAGGAAAAGGAAATGTTCCCGAAAGCGAAAAAGGCCAAGCTCGACATGGCTGAACTGGGCGAGGCGATCCGGGCACGCAAGGACGAGATCGGCCTGCCGCTGCCGCACTGA
- a CDS encoding class I SAM-dependent methyltransferase yields the protein MTSIPFYEQHAARLAGQYESLDFNEVHAGLLDLLPPPGGMVLDVGAGSGRDAAWFAANGYEVVAVDPSEAMLAQARRLHPSDRIRWLSDSLPDLAKVPRLGLRFDLILLSAVWMHIHPADRQRSLRKLATLLAPNGRIAVSLRLGTPDAERAMHEVSLQELSLLARQFGLRIVRTSDSPDKLGRADVSWTSVVLGLPDDGLGALPLLRHLILVDEKSSTYKIALLRVIARIADTAAGLARHETESVVVPLGLVSLFWLRMYKPLIEHQLPQMPASRLGTGPGFVTDNFHALRQIAPVELAVGSMFTGDTARHLQRSLSEISQVIRDMPGRYLRWPSSDKPIFEIVRRRQASTPPQQRIDDAFLWSFGDFRVPLDIWQALTHYNVWIEPVLISEWVRLIEAYSAGQVPDVRMLAHRLLTWADPIRDTGLARAAVDRIRADGKPVYCVWTGARLRDEYDIDHCFPFAAWPCGDAWNLMPSARHINIQKSNRLVTQAALERASDWITEWWASAFIDRGEEPRQRFFIEAAQTLPLLVASPGTADVIDAMKIHRIKLSKDQGLRPWEPGLRDRRFGETASSIDAHGSADV from the coding sequence ATGACGTCGATCCCCTTCTACGAACAACACGCGGCCCGGCTGGCCGGCCAGTACGAATCCCTGGATTTCAACGAGGTGCATGCCGGCTTGCTGGACCTGCTTCCGCCGCCCGGCGGGATGGTGCTCGATGTCGGCGCCGGCTCCGGCCGCGATGCCGCCTGGTTCGCGGCAAACGGCTACGAAGTCGTTGCCGTCGATCCGTCCGAGGCGATGCTTGCCCAGGCGCGCCGGCTTCACCCGTCCGACCGGATCCGCTGGCTGTCCGACAGCCTGCCGGACCTCGCCAAAGTTCCCCGTCTCGGCCTGAGGTTCGATCTCATCCTGCTGTCGGCTGTCTGGATGCACATCCACCCGGCGGACCGCCAGCGCTCTCTGCGCAAGCTGGCAACGCTGCTGGCCCCCAACGGCCGCATCGCCGTCAGCCTTCGCCTCGGCACCCCGGACGCCGAACGGGCAATGCATGAGGTGTCACTGCAGGAGCTGTCCTTGCTCGCCCGGCAATTCGGGCTGCGTATCGTACGCACCAGCGATAGCCCCGACAAACTGGGACGCGCCGATGTCTCGTGGACCAGCGTCGTGCTGGGACTACCCGACGATGGCCTTGGCGCCTTGCCCCTGCTGCGGCATCTGATCCTGGTCGACGAGAAGTCGTCCACCTACAAGATCGCGCTGCTGCGCGTCATCGCCCGCATTGCCGACACGGCGGCGGGCCTGGCGCGCCACGAAACCGAATCGGTGGTCGTACCGCTGGGACTCGTCTCCCTGTTCTGGCTGCGCATGTACAAGCCGCTGATCGAACACCAGTTGCCGCAGATGCCGGCGTCACGCCTGGGAACCGGGCCTGGTTTCGTCACCGATAACTTCCATGCGCTCAGGCAGATCGCTCCCGTCGAACTGGCCGTCGGTTCCATGTTCACGGGCGATACCGCGAGGCACCTGCAGCGCAGCCTGTCGGAGATCTCGCAGGTGATACGGGACATGCCGGGCAGGTACCTGCGCTGGCCATCCAGCGACAAGCCGATCTTCGAGATCGTCCGGCGCCGGCAGGCCTCCACGCCGCCGCAACAGCGCATCGACGACGCTTTCCTGTGGAGCTTCGGCGACTTCCGTGTGCCGCTCGACATCTGGCAGGCGCTGACGCATTACAACGTGTGGATCGAGCCGGTGCTGATATCGGAATGGGTCAGGCTGATCGAAGCCTATTCCGCTGGCCAGGTGCCGGACGTGCGCATGCTCGCGCACCGGCTGCTCACATGGGCCGACCCTATTCGCGATACCGGCCTCGCCAGGGCGGCGGTCGACCGTATCCGCGCGGATGGCAAGCCGGTGTATTGCGTGTGGACCGGCGCCAGGCTGCGCGACGAGTACGATATCGACCATTGCTTCCCATTCGCGGCCTGGCCTTGCGGGGATGCGTGGAACCTGATGCCGTCCGCACGCCACATCAATATCCAGAAGTCCAACCGGCTGGTGACACAGGCAGCACTGGAGCGCGCCAGCGACTGGATCACCGAGTGGTGGGCGTCTGCGTTCATCGACCGGGGCGAGGAGCCGCGCCAGCGATTCTTCATCGAAGCGGCGCAGACGCTGCCGCTGCTGGTTGCTTCACCCGGGACGGCGGATGTCATCGACGCGATGAAGATTCATCGGATCAAGCTGAGCAAGGATCAGGGCTTGCGCCCTTGGGAGCCGGGGCTGCGTGACAGGAGATTTGGCGAGACGGCATCGTCCATTGACGCGCATGGTTCGGCTGATGTTTGA
- a CDS encoding DUF6861 domain-containing protein, with the protein MLLDNKEQVHFWRELERAEQWLSTNAGAAAGRVYDTMGRPGERTFVSYGNQVLAGVARVERVRQALEQSGPMAKRLVVEQLSGIDLSDVWEILIAACKEIALYYGGSVVAGAVVGGAVGSLALGVGAVPGAIAGTAAGSQVGIWVLTLLGLKELAVGLCSMFPAAMEHYQRGFREAWGAVPDKRRDIGNSAALPTGNVSAGAWHMAQGHVLMVTAILTALVAYLTVGRGNIAVLVQKLRQSRALGERFARWVSANERKLLAHPQLQARPNNSVPMAMGEPVPGGGRGASSNTKSSNVEVVEVINGPQMIAARDAVNLGEFKRLNMIDPAVGRIRPGEAGAAAELQNYMKGNLERALPGTPGDFIFTSGPNAGKTVDFMLTPDSMAQAGKINNFFAKNTARFSEQLSLHLNKADIVPLDMRFLTPHNQSLLMDIISKQPPELQSKIIILR; encoded by the coding sequence TTGTTACTGGATAATAAAGAGCAAGTGCACTTCTGGCGGGAGCTGGAGCGGGCCGAGCAATGGCTGAGTACGAACGCCGGCGCTGCCGCCGGCCGCGTCTACGACACCATGGGGCGGCCCGGCGAACGCACCTTCGTCAGCTACGGCAACCAGGTGCTTGCGGGTGTAGCCCGGGTCGAAAGGGTGCGACAAGCCCTCGAGCAATCCGGGCCCATGGCAAAACGGCTCGTGGTGGAACAGCTGTCCGGTATAGATCTTTCCGATGTGTGGGAAATCCTGATCGCCGCCTGCAAGGAAATCGCCCTCTACTACGGCGGCTCCGTGGTCGCCGGTGCCGTCGTCGGCGGCGCTGTCGGCAGTCTTGCGTTAGGCGTTGGCGCCGTGCCGGGTGCCATCGCCGGTACCGCGGCTGGTTCGCAGGTCGGTATCTGGGTGCTGACTTTGCTGGGCCTGAAAGAGCTGGCCGTAGGGCTCTGTTCAATGTTCCCAGCCGCAATGGAGCATTACCAGCGAGGCTTCCGTGAAGCCTGGGGCGCCGTGCCCGACAAGCGGCGCGACATCGGGAACAGTGCCGCTCTGCCGACTGGCAATGTTTCTGCCGGCGCGTGGCACATGGCCCAAGGCCATGTCCTTATGGTGACGGCCATCCTGACGGCACTGGTGGCTTATCTCACGGTGGGCCGAGGGAATATTGCCGTGCTGGTGCAGAAGCTCCGGCAGAGCCGGGCGCTGGGGGAGCGGTTTGCACGGTGGGTAAGCGCGAACGAGAGGAAGCTGCTTGCTCATCCGCAGTTGCAGGCGCGGCCGAATAATTCGGTTCCCATGGCGATGGGGGAACCCGTGCCAGGCGGTGGGCGAGGGGCATCTTCCAATACGAAAAGCAGCAATGTTGAGGTTGTTGAGGTTATCAACGGTCCACAAATGATTGCGGCTCGAGATGCGGTGAATCTTGGCGAGTTCAAACGCCTGAATATGATTGATCCTGCTGTTGGGCGGATACGGCCGGGGGAGGCTGGCGCGGCAGCTGAACTCCAGAATTACATGAAAGGGAATTTGGAAAGAGCATTGCCAGGTACTCCAGGTGATTTTATCTTTACGTCTGGCCCAAATGCCGGGAAAACTGTCGACTTCATGCTTACTCCGGATAGCATGGCTCAAGCAGGAAAGATAAATAATTTTTTCGCGAAAAATACTGCTAGATTCTCTGAGCAACTCAGCTTGCACCTGAACAAAGCGGATATTGTACCATTAGATATGAGGTTCTTGACGCCTCATAACCAGAGTTTATTAATGGATATTATAAGTAAACAACCACCCGAGTTGCAGTCGAAAATAATTATTTTGAGGTGA
- a CDS encoding SIR2 family NAD-dependent protein deacylase — protein MTTSLSSTQLDRAAGLIRQADALVVAAGAGMGVDSGLPDFRGNEGFWRAYPALGAAGIAFTTAASPATFKENLSLAWGFYGHRLNLYRDTAPHEGFQLLKSWAGRMPHGYQVFTSNVDGQFQKAGFDADRIYECHGSIHHLQCLEPCGDAIWEARDFAPDVNERACELTSEAPRCPHCGGMARPNILMFGDWGWIEQRSERQAARLARWLEKVERPVVIELGAGTAIPSVRHFSQEVIRRGGRLVRINPREPEVPTPLDVGLASGALEGLLAIAVRL, from the coding sequence ATGACGACTTCACTCTCTTCCACTCAGCTCGACCGCGCCGCCGGCTTGATCCGCCAGGCGGACGCACTCGTCGTGGCCGCCGGCGCCGGCATGGGCGTCGATTCCGGCTTGCCCGACTTCCGCGGCAACGAAGGCTTCTGGCGCGCCTACCCTGCCCTCGGCGCGGCCGGCATTGCTTTCACGACAGCCGCCTCGCCCGCCACGTTCAAGGAAAATCTCTCACTGGCCTGGGGCTTCTATGGCCACCGTTTGAACCTCTACCGCGACACGGCCCCGCACGAGGGGTTCCAGCTGCTGAAAAGCTGGGCCGGGCGCATGCCGCACGGTTATCAGGTCTTCACCAGCAATGTCGACGGCCAGTTCCAGAAAGCCGGCTTCGACGCGGACAGGATCTACGAATGCCACGGCTCGATCCACCACCTGCAGTGCCTGGAACCGTGCGGCGACGCGATCTGGGAAGCGCGCGATTTCGCGCCCGATGTCAACGAAAGAGCCTGCGAACTGACGAGCGAGGCGCCCCGCTGCCCGCATTGTGGCGGCATGGCGCGCCCGAATATCCTGATGTTCGGCGATTGGGGCTGGATCGAGCAGCGCAGCGAGCGGCAGGCGGCGCGGCTGGCGCGCTGGCTGGAGAAGGTCGAGCGGCCGGTCGTCATCGAATTGGGCGCCGGCACGGCGATTCCCTCGGTGCGGCACTTCAGCCAGGAGGTGATACGACGCGGCGGGCGGCTCGTGCGGATCAATCCGCGCGAGCCGGAGGTGCCGACGCCGCTGGATGTCGGGCTGGCATCCGGCGCGCTCGAGGGCCTGCTGGCCATCGCGGTGCGCCTGTGA
- a CDS encoding SDR family NAD(P)-dependent oxidoreductase, giving the protein MHIDFAGRTVLVTGSTAGIGFATARAFVAAGAHVIVNGRSQKSVDGALERLGGPQGTVSGFAGDLATAAGCAQLIAAYPDVDVLVNNVGIFGLQDFFDLPDSEWERFFQTNVMSGVRLAKAYAPGMSTRGWGRIVFISSESALNIPADMIHYGFTKTAQLAVSRGLAKRLAGTGVTVNAVLPGPTLSDGVADMLQADVQRTGDSLEKVAADFVAQHRGSSILRRAATVVEVANMIVYVSSEQASATTGAALRVDGGVVDYLV; this is encoded by the coding sequence ATGCATATCGATTTCGCAGGGCGCACCGTGCTGGTGACCGGTTCCACCGCCGGCATCGGCTTCGCCACCGCCAGGGCCTTCGTTGCGGCGGGCGCGCACGTGATCGTCAATGGCCGCAGCCAGAAGAGCGTCGACGGCGCGCTGGAACGGCTGGGTGGGCCGCAAGGAACGGTTTCGGGCTTCGCGGGCGACCTCGCCACGGCGGCGGGCTGCGCGCAATTGATCGCGGCGTATCCGGACGTCGACGTCCTCGTCAACAACGTCGGCATCTTCGGCCTGCAGGACTTTTTCGACTTGCCCGACAGCGAATGGGAGCGCTTCTTCCAGACCAACGTGATGTCCGGCGTGCGCCTGGCGAAGGCTTACGCGCCGGGCATGAGCACACGCGGCTGGGGGCGCATCGTGTTCATCTCCTCCGAATCGGCGCTGAACATCCCGGCGGACATGATCCACTACGGCTTCACCAAGACGGCCCAGCTGGCCGTGTCGCGCGGCCTGGCCAAGCGGCTGGCCGGCACCGGCGTCACCGTCAATGCCGTGCTGCCCGGCCCTACTCTCTCGGACGGCGTGGCGGACATGCTGCAGGCCGACGTGCAGCGCACCGGCGACAGCCTGGAAAAGGTGGCGGCCGACTTCGTGGCGCAGCACCGCGGCTCGTCGATCCTGCGCCGGGCCGCCACGGTCGTTGAAGTGGCCAACATGATCGTCTACGTCAGCTCGGAGCAGGCATCCGCCACCACGGGCGCCGCGCTGCGGGTCGACGGCGGCGTCGTCGACTACCTCGTCTGA
- a CDS encoding DUF6152 family protein — MKRSLVVAHVLALAMGAAASAFAHHGWSEYNADKPLTLTGTIAESGYSQPHGYVALKAADKTWHVVLAPPSRMESRGLPKQSLASGAQATVYGYPHRSKDGELRAERITLAVDSKEKTVELR; from the coding sequence ATGAAGCGATCCCTCGTCGTTGCCCACGTGCTGGCGCTGGCCATGGGCGCTGCCGCGTCCGCGTTCGCCCACCACGGCTGGAGCGAATACAACGCCGACAAGCCCCTCACGCTGACCGGCACCATCGCCGAGAGCGGCTATTCCCAGCCGCATGGCTACGTGGCGCTGAAGGCCGCAGACAAGACCTGGCATGTGGTGCTGGCGCCGCCATCGCGGATGGAAAGCCGCGGCTTGCCGAAGCAGTCGCTGGCCAGCGGCGCGCAAGCCACCGTCTATGGCTACCCGCACCGCAGCAAGGATGGCGAGCTGCGCGCCGAACGCATCACGCTGGCTGTCGACAGCAAGGAAAAGACGGTCGAGCTGCGCTGA